attgcaATTATTTGGCAATGTGTTGTTAAGTATGAAAagtaactaaagaaaaaaaatctaatttgtgtgtttttttatttattttatttttataatggacTGGATGTGAGTGAAAACTGCACTGGCATTCATACAGCATGACCGTGGACGACTTGTGCAAGAACAATAAAGTTGGCTGTCAGATTTGTGTAACTGCATTTACACTTCTGGTAATGCTGAGGTGTGTAAGCCTGATGTCATAGTCACACCCACTAATATAAACAGTGTATTGGTAAATCTGTACATGCAAATGATGTTTTAGTGTATGATTCACATTTTAAAGACACACGGAAATGGAAAAGAACATGAGGGGTACGTTGAGAAAATGGATCATGTTACTCAGAGCTGCTTGTGACGTCCTCGCCACCGTCAAAAGAAGAACCCAACAAATCATAAAACGGGAGATTTGGAACAACTTCGGACTGTTTATAGGAACCAACTGCTTCGACTCATTTGAATGGCCTGTTGTCATTTTGTTTATGTTGCACTGGCAACTGAACAGAGGACATCTAGTCTATAAAAGTAAACTAAGGCAGCTCAAGTGAGTCAAGGCTATCTTTTCCCTAAACCATTGAGTAAGTCTGGGATTTACAGAGCAGTGCAGTGACATCCAGTCTTATAACCAGTATCCCAGTAGCCTAGATAAATTATATGACAGGGAAGTCAACGAATAAATAAAGTCAAGATTGGCAGAGCACGTGCAATAAACGCGCGGAGCCACTCATCCGGTTTACAGTTACAAACAGTTGCTAGACTATAAAGCTGAAACACAGTGAACCCTCCATTGACTTACATCACGTTTCTCaatgcaaaacaaacacacaacgaACCTAGGTACTCAAAGTCTTtgccaaaacaacaaaaatgccaGCGTTCACCCAGAAAGGTGGGTTCTGAGATACGGAAGAAGTATTGTGGAAATGTGCTGCAGCTTTGTCTGTGGATCCCTTCAGGGCAGGTCACAAAGTGGGATGTTGTGGCGCCTGTCGTACGCCGTGTCGTCGCTTTCTTCTCCGTCACTCGCCACATCCATCATTCTTCCCTTCTCCTCGTCCTCCTCAGTCTCGCTCCCTTTATCCCGCTCCCGCTCGcgcagtctctctctttctctgtctctttcccgGTCTCTGCCTCTCTCTCGGAAACCTCTGGGAAGAGTGGTAATCTGCGGGATGCAAAGTGACGGGCGACTTTAACAGCACATTCACATCAGAAACACCTCAGTATAAGAACATCGGAATTACTTGATCAGACTTAAAATGActagtttactcaccctcatgtcaataCAATGTCATTTTTACAGAAAAAGATGTTGCAGTAAACACGCTAAAGTAAAAACTATTTATTGATTAACTGTAAGCTGACATATACAGTGGAAAACTGTAAATGGTTCACCATTGTGGTGAAATTACTGTCAGATTTATGGTTGCAAGTAAACCTATGAATTTCTGGATTATTTCCAGTAAGAGGGCATTCCCCCCAGAGCCACATCACACATCATATATAAGTCATTTGCATAttcctatttttgttttttattactcTGATGGCGTTTTGTATTTGAAACCATTTTATTATGAACAatatgtgatttaattaaatatacaagtataattaaaatatacagaCACCAAAACCTGAAACACTTTTCTGGAAACCACAGCTGATCATAAatttaacaacatattttttgtgcactttttctgtgttgtgttgtgtagtgtatttGTTCTTCCGCAGAACTTGGTCACTCTTTTTCATGCAATTACAAAGAACAAGGATAGAAGTTTTCAAAGGATGGTTAAAAAGGGTGCCAAAACAAGCTCCACAGATCAGTCGCATTTGCAAACAAATTATTCAGATTGGTGAACTGGAAATAACACATCACTGTCAAGATCAGACTCAAAAGAAAGACTTGTTCACGGATCAGACGGTGTAACTTCTCTAATGAAGAAGCTTaacagtgaataatgacttaatgGCTGTCTGTTTCTTGCACAAAAAAACTACCTAAAAACACTGTATTTGTCTCATAATTAAAAATTGGGAATACAGCACACCAGTTTAATCACTTTTGTATGGAAAAGAAAAAGAGTGACTTTtgcgttccacagaagaaagatggTCATCCAGGAttagaacaacatgaaggtgagtacattttatgTGACCTATTTGTGCAAGATCAATCTGTGCACTCGTAACTTAAAAATCAAACCATAATATAGCTATTTTCTGAACAAAGCCTCACCTGGTTGTCATGAGTGGGCAGGGCGCAGTATCCAGGCTCCGTCCTGCGTAAAAGGCGAGGGGAATGTGTTCGGAAAGGCCTCGGGGAGTGAGAGCACACGGAGCGAGGGGAGGGCGAGCGGATGGAGTGAGGTGATGGAGAGCGGACGGAGCGGGGCGAGTGCGGGATAGAGTACGACTGAGACTGTGAAGGGGTCAGAGACGGGGCGTGATGGTTGAGCTTTGGGGGGCGCGGGGAGCGAGGGGGCAGTTCGGGTGGTTTGAGAGGGTCTATGAGGTCTATTTCAGTGAGGAGGGGTGGAGGGGGGACAAACTCCTCGTCTGATAGAGGGATCTCCCCGTCGATCAAGGCAAGCTCTGCCCGTGATAGGTGGTCCACAATGCCCGCCCCGAAAGAGTCGCCCACTACGTTAATGGAGGTACGCATTCTGTCACTGAAGACACACAAAAGACAGCTCTAAACGCTGACACAGAGCAGCTCAGGACAGCTGTTTATGTTCAGAACATCAGTTGATCATTAAAGCAAGGCCGTCGTCAGGGCCCACACATAACACAAACAGAGCTGTTTGAACTCACAGAATCCAGTCGACAGCGACGAGCAGGCTAATGTCTTGGGTTGGAAGGCCCACAGCGGTCAGGATTAGCAACATGGTGACCAGACCCGCACTGGGAATACTGGCCGCTCCCACACTGGCTAAAGTCGCTGTCatactgcagagagagagagagagagagagggattatACCACCACGACTGAGACAGTATGGGGCGGCACTGACAGATATGATCTACTGAGGGGGTGAAACAATAGAAATTCAATGGTggaaagatggaaaaatacaagAATTGGAAGAAGATGCTAGCGCAGTTCAAGGAGGAACATCTGTGATGTAGCTGCAGGTTAAAGTTTTGTTTGGTAACtgtattacaattatagagcCATAGTAATAAAAGGCAATTCTAATAACTGGAATAATAACCAGATTGTTATAGCACAACACAAAGGATCATAAAACCAAACACGTGACTCATAAATCAGGACTGCATTCAGACTGAATGTGAGAACTAGCGGGCAGATGTTTAAAAGAGAcaacaaatgacattttatacAGAATCAAATATTACCTGAATAAAATaggatgtaaaataaaataaaataatttactacAATTTTGCGGTCATTAAAATGTGATGGTAGCCTACAATCTAAGAAtggtattttatataattttatattaatattatataatatatataagatCTGGGTTTGTATTTTCAAAAGTCAACCCATTTACAAGTGAATTCTAAGGAATCAAGTCTTACcggaataaaaaaatgaataaaatgaaaaaggttAACTGAAAAGGTTCTCTGAATAACCTAAAAGCTGAATCCCTCCGTGGATAAGGGGATTTTGTTGTGTGCATGTGTTGTAATGCAAGGATTTCTTTATTGCAGCCGCTGCATAAGCCACCATTTGTCTTGTTTCAGCTCCACATCTCCTTACCTAACAGTGACAATCTGTCCTCCATCGAGGGAAATGTCATTCATCTGGGCGATGAAAATGGCTGCTACGGCCTCATACAGTGCAGTGCCATCCATGTTTATGGTGGCTCCAATGGGCAGCACAAAGCGGGTCACACGCTTGTCAATATTTAGATTCTCCTCCAGACACCGAAAAGTCACTGGCAATGTCCCAGCACTGAAAAAGAGAACGTTAAACCTATTATAATTGTCTAACTAATGCTAATTTGTTGTTTGAAAAATTGCCCTGACTAAACATTATTTCCAAAAGAACCCACAAAACccgtaataaaaataaataaataaataaacaaaaagaaccGGTTGATAGGATTGCATGCATATTCTGTGCCAAACTGACAGTTGGTTTGACATTCAGAAAATAGTTTGGTGCAACAGATGTAAACCCAGATTTATTCATAAACAACTCTCTAAAATATGTTTCCATAATTTCCCATCCATTTACACTGATTAATCCTTCTAGACTTGCATTCTGGAGAACATCAGACAACTTGTTCGGCCAGATTACATAGTGTGGATGATTTATGTGCTGCCTAAAATATAAGTCATccatctgatgtttttttttttttaagttgttatgtTGGagtttatattaaaacatttgagACCACATaccagtataaaatatatatatatatatatatttttttacatgagaatgtgtttgggCTGTGCTACatgtaaaagagagaaaaacagagataGATCTTGGTTCTCAAGATAAGTGACCTTTAACTCTTTAAGTCAGAACAGCATGAGACACATGAGGAGTGGTCTGCTGTCTGTACCTGCTGGCCGTTCCCAGAGCAGTGATCCACGCCTGGAAGATACCAGAGTAAAACGTGAAGGGGTTTTTCCGAGTCACGGCGAAGAATATGACTGGCAGGATGAGGCCGCCGTGAATGATGAGGCCGACTATGACTGTGACCATGTACATGCCCAGCTGCCTCGCCATCACTTCCAGGTCACCGATAGCAGCAATTTTCCCACAGATGAGGGAGGCAATGCCTACTGGAGAGTACCTGAAGACAGATCAGTTGAGTTATTAGTCTGGTCAGTTTAGCTGTTTACAGTTGATGtcaagtgttttgttgttgttgttgtttatgttgCTGAGCGATAATACTTCTCTAACAAgcagaataaaaaaatttttttttttaacaatcaatCAATTTTGTTTGTATCAACTATGTAtgtatggaaaatatatatatactgtatacatatatatatataaaatacagtatttaagtaaatacaattttattaagataaataatatatgtttaaataataataacacatatatctatacctatatatttatatctatatctatatctgtatatctatatctatatatatctatatatctatatctatatatagatagatatagatatacagtatatatacagtatatatatatatatatatatatatatatatatatatatatatatatatatatatatatatatggtctgaATTTAATTAATCTGAAATGCTGCTCATAAATATTTCACAGTGTGTTATAGTAAGCAACAGATGATCTTTATTGTACCATTTGGAAAACACAGAACACAGTTGGGACGGTCTCAGGGCTGAGCCGGGACTGTCTTTGATGTCATACGCTTTTATTTTGGGCTGTTAACTTATTCCATGCTGTTTCTTTTTATTGTTAAAGATGTATTAGAATATGAAACGGACATGTTCGTTCCCACTGTCTCACTTCTCTTGTGCTGTAAAATGGCCTGTTAGCATTTCGGATCAAGCATTTCATTTCTGCAGACATGAATCATACTGTAAGTTCAGTGCTCTATCAGTTTTCTGCCAGCGTGTGGGTATCTGTCTGCGGTTTATGTGTCGGAGGATATATTACATCCAGAATAATACTCCCACATTTACTCCTGGGAACACAAATACGAAGTTGCACTCTCTCAGATTCCTGTGCTGTTTTCTCCCTGACAAATCCCCCTCTTTCCCTCTTCCTTACATGCTATATACCATTCCCTCACTCTGCTGAACTCCTCTGAACATGTTTCAAACACAATAAttccttagtaaaaaaaaaaaaaaaaccttctacaCTTCAGTAGCCTGTTTAATCCCATGCTTCAGCAATCAAAACATGGAGAGATTAATGAATGTTATTTATGAGTGGATGACAGCCATAAAATGGCTAAAATAAATTCATTTGTTTCAGTTGCAACagatatataatcataataaagACAGAATACTGACCACATGATCATGGACACCATCTTCATGATGATCTCATTGAGGATGTTGAAGAAATCACTCATGAGCTTCCCTCTCTCGCCCATTTTCCCCATGTAGATTCCAAATGTGATGAAGAACCCAATCAAACCTTACAACACAGAGAGGTGAGAAAAATGACCATTAAAAACAGTGACAAACAGAAATTCATCTATTGAGAAATCATAATATTTTTTGGTTTTTCTAATAATGCATCACAAATTGAAATGACTCTTTTTGATGTTACTTAAAATTTCATCTATgctgtattttgtgttttaagtACAGAAAAACCCCAGAATATACTCTAACCTAAAACATTCATTCCCCACTTCATTTCCAGTTTTTTCCTGTTGACAAGGATCGGTTCAGTTTGGTTCTGGACTGGGACGGCTACTTTTTTGAGCACCGTTTGAACCTGAAAAGGGAAGAAAGAAATATATGTTGATTACGtgtatatttttatgtgtatatttttatgtatatacacatacaatttattttcagtaattcaactcaaactgtgaaacttgtgtattaaataaattcaatgcacacagactgaagtagtttaaggctttggatcttttaattgtgatgattttggctcgcaTTTAACAAAAagcctcaacaaattagaatacttcataagaccaataaaacaaaaaaatcgaTCAGCATTTAACATCTAAGCACCATGAGAACTATTAGAGAGCAGAAGCTCTGCAGGCTGACAAATCGCTCtgtcattacacacagactgatctgAATCACTGACACGTGAGGAAGTGGGATCTACAGGGAACCAATGCAAATTTTAgactgtttagtttattttaatgtttaggcCCTTAAACAACTGCATGTACTCTGGTAACTAAGTTGGATGAAGGAATTACAACTTACAACACAGATGAAATtgcaatattaaaacaataattggACAATAAGTGTACTGTTTTTATCTGACAGCAGGAAAAAACTATGcttgaatgaaaataaaaaaataatcatccaACGTTAGGATTGCAAAATAAATAGGCCACTTTAAAAGATAATAGAAAATGATTCTCGTATTGTTTGTAGGAAAAATTCAACACAAATTCATCCTTCACTTGTTAGAAGCAAGACAAACTAGGCAGATGGACAGGACAGGTTGCTCAAAAACCATTAACaaacaatgtaaaaaacaacAGCAGTGAACCAATGGCGGCAGACAGCCTGAAACTATAGGTCAATTGGGATGTGACCCAATATACATCACGAGCAACCCGCTGTGCCACTGTTCTGAAAGATTCACATTTTCTAAACATCAGAAATGCAgaaagatgaatttttttttttatattttcaatagaGCACAAATATAGAGAAAAGTCCTGAAGAGAGAGACACAAGTCATCAGAGACACAGACTCTCATCCATGATGTTTGTGGGCGGTACCTGGTTTCATGGTAAACCACTGACCCCAGATGCATACTGGGTGATCTTATGATTACATTTAAAACTTTCCAAAGCTCAAGCACATTCTTTTACCTGCTGAAAACAGGCCTGGACCAGGTTCTCAGGGAAAAGGTTCCGGATCAGATCCAGAAAGGCATCCATACTGCTGACTTCTTGGTTCTTGGGGGCGGAGCTGAACTGACTGGACCTGAGTTTTGGGTTCCCAGGGTGTATTCCAAGCACCAGGATGACCCCTAGAACAGCAGCGATTACTGTGGTGGACATGTAGTACACCATTGCTCTGGAGCCCATTCTTCCACTGGAGCGAGCATCCAGACCGGCCAGGCCTGCGAGCCAGACAGAACAAGAGAGAGATCTTGCATCAACAAAGATAAATGGATTCTTTTCTGGTGATATAGAGACTCTGTTCCCATTTAGCAatcttaaaatacaacacatgtgTTTAAGCACTGACCTGTGATGAGACTGGAAATGATGAGAGGCAGGATGAGCATCTTCAGCATTCTCATTAGGAGGTCTCCCGGAAACGAAACCAGCATAAGAGTGTTTGCGTCCAGATCAGGAATATAACGCAGCATCATGCCCAGCACTGTGCCCGCTATAACACCTGTGAGAGTGTTGATTAAACAGTTATGTTTGGCCTGCTTATTAAAAGTTGTATGGATCATTGTAGGACACTGGGTATTTCACATGCACCACTGCATAACTGTCCTGT
The nucleotide sequence above comes from Carassius gibelio isolate Cgi1373 ecotype wild population from Czech Republic chromosome B3, carGib1.2-hapl.c, whole genome shotgun sequence. Encoded proteins:
- the LOC127953639 gene encoding excitatory amino acid transporter 2-like isoform X1; amino-acid sequence: MKNKQMNRTGNIQRKKEKCSSKSQNQTTPKNGKKGKGKKAKTGNSDRMTNKHLGNQKSAALQMEDRVDAELQGNTNQQCGWFSRNLLLALTVLGVIAGTVLGMMLRYIPDLDANTLMLVSFPGDLLMRMLKMLILPLIISSLITGLAGLDARSSGRMGSRAMVYYMSTTVIAAVLGVILVLGIHPGNPKLRSSQFSSAPKNQEVSSMDAFLDLIRNLFPENLVQACFQQVQTVLKKVAVPVQNQTEPILVNRKKLEMKWGMNVLGLIGFFITFGIYMGKMGERGKLMSDFFNILNEIIMKMVSMIMWYSPVGIASLICGKIAAIGDLEVMARQLGMYMVTVIVGLIIHGGLILPVIFFAVTRKNPFTFYSGIFQAWITALGTASSAGTLPVTFRCLEENLNIDKRVTRFVLPIGATINMDGTALYEAVAAIFIAQMNDISLDGGQIVTVSMTATLASVGAASIPSAGLVTMLLILTAVGLPTQDISLLVAVDWILDRMRTSINVVGDSFGAGIVDHLSRAELALIDGEIPLSDEEFVPPPPLLTEIDLIDPLKPPELPPRSPRPPKLNHHAPSLTPSQSQSYSIPHSPRSVRSPSPHSIRSPSPRSVCSHSPRPFRTHSPRLLRRTEPGYCALPTHDNQITTLPRGFRERGRDRERDRERERLRERERDKGSETEEDEEKGRMMDVASDGEESDDTAYDRRHNIPLCDLP
- the LOC127953639 gene encoding excitatory amino acid transporter 2-like isoform X2, whose amino-acid sequence is MTNKHLGNQKSAALQMEDRVDAELQGNTNQQCGWFSRNLLLALTVLGVIAGTVLGMMLRYIPDLDANTLMLVSFPGDLLMRMLKMLILPLIISSLITGLAGLDARSSGRMGSRAMVYYMSTTVIAAVLGVILVLGIHPGNPKLRSSQFSSAPKNQEVSSMDAFLDLIRNLFPENLVQACFQQVQTVLKKVAVPVQNQTEPILVNRKKLEMKWGMNVLGLIGFFITFGIYMGKMGERGKLMSDFFNILNEIIMKMVSMIMWYSPVGIASLICGKIAAIGDLEVMARQLGMYMVTVIVGLIIHGGLILPVIFFAVTRKNPFTFYSGIFQAWITALGTASSAGTLPVTFRCLEENLNIDKRVTRFVLPIGATINMDGTALYEAVAAIFIAQMNDISLDGGQIVTVSMTATLASVGAASIPSAGLVTMLLILTAVGLPTQDISLLVAVDWILDRMRTSINVVGDSFGAGIVDHLSRAELALIDGEIPLSDEEFVPPPPLLTEIDLIDPLKPPELPPRSPRPPKLNHHAPSLTPSQSQSYSIPHSPRSVRSPSPHSIRSPSPRSVCSHSPRPFRTHSPRLLRRTEPGYCALPTHDNQITTLPRGFRERGRDRERDRERERLRERERDKGSETEEDEEKGRMMDVASDGEESDDTAYDRRHNIPLCDLP